The sequence acaagttCAAGTTTCTACTTTGTTGTCCCAGAGGGAAATTGGTTTGCTGCTAGATCATGGTacaaagggggagaggggggcagCAGAGGGTGTAGTAGTTTTTTAATTGGTTTATGTCACTGTTCAAATGTCCCCACCACTATTAGTAACCCTCTGAACAAAAGGATGGATTAGGGACAGCCAAGGCTGTATGTTCCATTATAGCTCTTACTGTAAGCAGCTCACCCAGGGGACTATGGGTAAGGAGTGGTTTGTTTTCCCAATCAGGAGGTCTAGTCATCAGCGTTATTGTTGCAAGTTATGCAAACAAAACCTTTTTTAGGAATTTAGGGGGGCTGTTTAAGGAAAGGGTCTTTGTGTGGTGGAAAATTGTGTATTTGCCTCGTGGTGGGGAGGAGTGCAGCTTTGCACGGAGTTAGAGATGATTGCAAAGACTTTAAAAACATGCAAAGGAAATGAATAGGAGTTTGTAGAATCGCAATGTCACAACCCACAGAGAGGCAACTTTCTGAATAGCAAGCCATCTGGTGGCCTTGACAAGTTTGATTTGTTTCCACTGCTTCTGTTTATTACTGCTGGGTCAATGCTTCATCTCTGGAAACAAACAATCAGGGCCATATTAAGGCCAACCCACTCCTTTATGATCGTCTGTGACCTGTATGTGTCAGAGTTGACTCGGAGGATGCAGACTGATCCTACAGGAAGGTGGGCTGCCTGCCCCTCACCATTTACacaccagctgtgtgtctgtcctgtgagGATAAGGAAGGAGGTGGTGAAGGTCTCTTCTCTGCCCATGAGGATGGACAGACAGCTGGGTGGTTTAACTGCTTCCTCATCCAAATTCATTGGCTTTGGTCCAATTTGTGAGTCCATCACCTGAATGCCAGCTGTGTTTCTGCAAGGCAACATGGTATTCATCGCTGAAAGAGTGATGTAAGATATGCAGTTTTCCAGAGCAGAGGAACTGGAGGTTGATTATGTTACGGAGGTGAGAGCTTCTCTGTGGCAGCTTCAATTGTTGTTTGAGTCAGCGCTGGAGTGATTCCTGATCTACAACTACAACCCAAAATAGCTACAACCCAAAATAGCTGTCATTGTGCCTCGCTGGCGATGCATTGCCGTTTCCTGTCACTGGAAGTAAAACAAGCTGTGACGTGTTTGCCGGTGGTCTTATAGCAAGGTTAATCTCTGCCCAATTCCCCTCGGTGATGACGCATAGACATTAGCAACACAGGCAAGGAGATACTAAACCTCCCTGCGCACAcatgcactaacacacacatatactcaccATCTCTCAGACCTGCACTAACATACACgtactcactcaaacacacatgcactgactaacacacatgctcacactcaCATACCCACACCATAggaggctgaggggaggacggcttatGATAAAGGCTAGAATGGAGTGAATGTGACGGTATCAACCACAttgaaaccacgtgtttgatgccgttccatgtattccgttccagccattactatgagcccgtctaAACAAACTGAAACACAGCCGTTTTTCAGAACATTTTGTTCCCCCCTTTCTCTCATCATCCCCCTCTCATTGTTTTCAGGGAGACTTGGACACAGCTGgacgctctctctcccagccactctctccccctacctctcttcctccccctcacaCTCTATCCTTCTCAGCCTCATCTAATGCTTTCTTTCCACTGTGTTTTTGCCCAGACAGCGACATCGCTTTCCTCTTCCAATGTCTCCCACTGAAATATGCAGATCTAAAAATATTCTTCCACTTTATCCAAACATAAAAAATGCTGTTCTTGGACCAGgaaaggctttttttttttttttgccatttctCTTGTCTTGAGAGCAAAAGGAAGGCAGGGAATGCATGTAATCTCTCATGCCCTTCATTTTAGATCCAAAAAAATCAGCAAGTCTGGCCTTGCACACCCACAATGCATTTGGGTCTAGGTTTCACTGCTTTTTTAATGATTTTGTCAACCCATTGCTTAGCTTTCAGTATCATCAGGGTATTGGTTGTTATTTAGTCATCCTGTCACagagtaagtaagcatttaattgTACTGTGTATCCTGTGCATATATGACAAATTAACTTAACCAAATGAAAACAAGGTGATAGATATTGTCAAGTTATTAGTAAGGTCTACTTCCTTAGTGTGCTTGGTTTTTTGTTTCTTGACGATAACAGACTTGCTGTAGGTTTTCAATGCTATGACTTGCTCTTGTATAATCTCCCCATTTGTCAGTCACACGGTGTTGGATAACAAGTTGTAAGCACTTAAAAGCAGCTTTGGCACCATGCTTTCCAAAGCTGTAAAATGTAGCATGATGCAACATGAAAAACTGTGACCAGACCCAAGGACACCCAGGACTTTAAGTGTGTTTTTGTGCTTTCCTCAGATCTTTCCAGACCCCTCAGACTTTGAGCGCTGCTGTAAGCTGAAAGACCGCCTGCCCTCCATCGTAGTGGAGCCCACGGAGGGGGAAGTGGAGAGCGGCGAGCTGCGTTGGCCTCCTGAGGAATTCATTGTcagtgaagaagaggagaaggagaaccaTGGCAAAAGCCAAACTGGACAGCCAACGCAGAACAACCAGGACTAGAGGCCAAACGACAAACCCTACTCCCACCTACATCCCACTCGCACTTAACCCACTCACTGAGTGACTAGGGGAACACATGTCAGTGATGCTCACTTTCCTTCCCTTGACACCAAAGCATCACTCTAAAGAGAAGCAATATGCATGCTTTACTTAATCTACTTTTTGGATTTCACCTCTGTTgcttaaccacacacacacacacacacacaccatatgtatgaaaatacacacacacacacacaccatatgtatgaaaatacacacacacacacacacacacacacacacacacacaccatatgtatgaaaatacacacacaccaagcacccCTATGTCTCACCCTAAAATGCAGGTCCAGTAAAACGGTGGCAGCTCAGTGCTCCATGGACAGATCTCGTACTGAAGGAGACTACAATGCCCACGCCAAATCTGCTGGCCACATGACTCCAGAGACTCTTATACCCAGAGACTACTGCTTTGGTACGCAAGCGGATTTCTGTTTTTCATACCTTCGATATATGGATTGAAATGTACGTGACTACGATTGCCATTGCCGTCTGTGGATCTCATAGTCTGTCTTAAAGCCTTGTGTGTATGTTGGTGGGGTTTGTTTTGTTCGTTTCGGTGGATTGTGATGACTGACAGGAAGTAGGGGTTACTGTGAACAACACAAAGAGACCGTTAGTCTCCGTTGGGCAAAGGAGTAACTTTTACACTGAGAGGGAACTCTTCCCTACTTCTATAAAAGTTCATGATATGTACAGTATAATATGAACGCTGGTTGTGCACTGAAACACTCATCTGCTTTGTTTTTTCCCTTGTCTTGTCCCCCCTGATGACATTTGATAGGtcttggaggggggggggggcaattagTCAATATGAATCAATGTATTTTTTTCGATGTAGTGATTAAAACCAACAATGTCACTAAAATAGACACTCAGTGAAGGACATTTTTGCCCTCCGAGCCAATACCTGAGGTTATTGTTGATTGGTTTATTTTGTTATTGTCACAAAACATTCATGAGACTGAAATTAGTTCGAAGTGATTCTCACCAGAGCGCTGAGTTCACTGATCTCATCTTCACTGATCAGCCATTATGTCACCCTCAACCAGTAAGGTATATCACGATACATGGACTTGACTAGCTACCTCTTGTACATTTCTGAACAACTCCCAAATTTCCAGTTCATAAACTCTGGACTCTGTTCTCTTACTAACAAGTCCTCCACAGTAGCTTCCTTTTTATAATCTTAAACAGTTACTGGTATCTGTCCTTGTTTTGTTAAAGCCAGTTAGTTGACCCCGACTCATAAATTGCCACCTGGTTTGTATGCAATTTGTTAAACTAATGATGTTTTGCAATCTATTTCTCTATTCTACATCACTAGCTGTTCAGCCTTCTGGGAAAGATGTTAAAGGCATGATGTTTGCTGAAAAAAAGAAGATAGTGTATATGAAGTTTTGtgtatgtctctccctctgtaaATGGCATTAGGGCTCTGTACAGAacatctccttttctctctgctgtcaccCACAGGTACTGTGCTTTGTTTTTGTAAAGCTCAGGGAGGATAGCTGCCATTTTGCTCATGTTTTGTTGTATTTAGATCACTTTACTCTGATGAACAGAGgttgtaaataaacatttgaatTTGCTTCCAACTGTCTGACTGATTCCTTGTGCTATGTCAGAGGTTGCAGAAGCAGATCCAGTGCTATGGAGCAAAATACACTTTCTGGGGAAACCCTATAGTCTCTTGTTTTCAACAAATGCacatgtttttctttatttaaagtatttttattcCCCTCACCTGCATTGTTTACAGAATCTGGTGCCCTTTTGTTTTACTTCCTGCACATCATTGCGTCTCTAGCTTATTGACGCATGTATAcagaatatatacagttgaagtcagacgtttacatacaccttagccaaatacatttcaactcagtttttcacaattccttacatttaatcctagtgaaaattccatgttttaggtcaggatcaccactttttattttaagagtgtgaaatgtcagaaaaagtgattttatttcagctttcatttctttcatcacattcccagtgggtcagcagtttacatacactcaattagtatttggtagcattgcctttaaattgtataacttgggtcaaatgttttgggtagccttccacaagcttcccacaataagttgggtgaattttggcccattcctcctgacagagctggtataacagagtcaggtttgtaggcctccttgctcgcacacgctttttcagttctgcccacaaattgtctatgggatgaagtcatggctttgtgatggccactccaatatcttcaCTTTGTTGTGCGTACGCCATTTTGCATTAACttcagaagtatgcttggggtcattgtccatttggaagacccatttgagaccaagctttcatttcctgactgacgtcttgagatgttgcttcaatacatctacataactttcctccctcatgacgccatctattttgtgaagtgcaccagtccctcctgcagcaaagcacccccacaacatgatgctgccacccccgtgcttcacggttgggatggtgttcttcggcttgcaagcgtccccctttttcctccaaacataatggtcattatggccaaacagttctatttttgtttcatcagaccagagggcatttctacAAAatatacaatctttgtccccatgtgcagttgcaaaccgtagtctggcttttatggcGGGTTTGAagcttgctgagcggcctttcaggttatgtcgacataggccttgttttactgtggataaagatacttttgtacctgtttccttcagcatcttcataaggtcctttgttgttctgttccaaagtatgtttacctctaagagacagaacgtgtctccttcctgagtggtatgacggctgcgtggtcccatggtgtttatacttgggtactattgtttgtacagatgaacttggtaccttcaggcatttggaaattgctcccaaggatgaacaagactagtggaggtctacaatttttattttcctgaggtcttggctgatttcttttgattttctcatgatgtcaagcaaagaggcactgagtttgaaggtaggccttgaaatacatttgcaggtacacctccaattgactcaaatgatgtcaattagcttatcagaagcttctaaagccattacataattttctggaattttccaagctgtccaaaggcacagtcaacttagtaggtaaacttctgatccactagaattgtgatacagtgaattataagcaaaataatctgtaaacaattgttggaaaaatgacttgtcatgcacaaagtagatgtcctaaccgacttgccaaaactatagtttgttggagtggttgaaaaaacgtttaaaaaaaagttttaatgactccaacctaagtgtttgtaaacttccgacttcaactgaatataTAAAGCATAGACCACACTTCCTGTTTTCTAACCTCTTCTCAGACACTGAAATATTTTTGCAACCTACTGAAACGCATTGCTGATTCTGAATTCAAGATTTGTGAAGAGTGCTATGAACAGTGACATTATAGTACAATGAGGGAAAACACACATGCCGATACTTTACagcaggggtactcaactcttaccctacgaggtccgaagcctgctggttttctgttctacctgacaaTTAATTGCTCACACCTGGTGTCACAGACAGGCCTTAATCAGCCTAGactagaggggaacaatgaaaaaagtGCAGTGAAACTGGcattgaggtccagagttgagtttgagggctttACAGGAACAAGTCAAGTCCGTGAAAACACACTTCACAGATGACTCACTGCTTTGTACTGATAAACATGATCTGGACAAGTTTGTTTGACTTGTACCTGGAAATGTCCATCAAAGGTGAAGAGGGCGTTATCTGAGGGGGACAAGGGCCTCTTAGATTGGCCAGGGGGCACTCTCAATGTCCTCATACCACTTTCTGGAATGTGAACAATGAGCTGACATAGAGAAGGGTAGTGGCCTCTAGTGGCCAAGGCTGTaatagcatgggcagcgccattgagggcttccaccattttaatgtagtcaactgggtgggacttcgaACTTCATTTGCTGATGACCctgttagagtcatgtccaacaaggtcatcaggagggattaGCCAATTGCGAATATGAACATTTATTACTTCAAATTGGAGAttgcctcaatggtgctgcccatgctgtcacaggcGCCATAATGGCACaaatacaaagatgagtcctctatgtatctctatggCTGACATTCTCCCTTGCTTCCTTCTTCCTGGAAAAAGTGGTTCTTAAAAAGTTATTAATACATGGTCAGCTCATAACAGCAAGGGACGTGGGACCACAGGGAGAAGGTCGGGCCCAGCCAATCAGTAATTATCACTTGCTTTGTCCCGCCACCACTGCTATATTGGGGGAATTTGTTTTGCATATGGCACAGTGTGTCAGGGGAGGGCGGGGTTTGAACATTTTAGATCATTCCATTGGTGAACTCTCCACCCACCTGGGGCACCGGGCCATGCAATACGAACTGGCCCATTGTCAGGACCACTTTGTTGATAAGAATGCTCAAAATATATAGGATATCGTACACTATACATACAAAGTAGTGTAGCAGGATTTGACTGTTTATACAGTTGACGTTCGGacgttcacatacaccttagccaaatacatttaaactctgtttttcacaattcctgacatataatcctagtaacaattccttgtcttaggtcagttaggatcaccactttattctaagaatgtgaaatgtcagaataatagtagagag is a genomic window of Oncorhynchus tshawytscha isolate Ot180627B linkage group LG11, Otsh_v2.0, whole genome shotgun sequence containing:
- the LOC112261634 gene encoding protein LBH, with protein sequence MSVFSPQIYCPVFVPSGDDMTEVMISSTPMEDIRLSPSKDRLSFQIFPDPSDFERCCKLKDRLPSIVVEPTEGEVESGELRWPPEEFIVSEEEEKENHGKSQTGQPTQNNQD